One stretch of Arachis duranensis cultivar V14167 chromosome 1, aradu.V14167.gnm2.J7QH, whole genome shotgun sequence DNA includes these proteins:
- the LOC107494118 gene encoding tubulin-folding cofactor B: protein MALSLQKIEVDESVLLRVTHSNLKTFTPEIRFSLQMTVEAVKDKLWRKTGTSVESMHLELYDDTRNKIADLTDNSKPLGFYLPIDGFCLHVVDLDPSSVTSGGWLEDTSLVEKYTISEEAYNKREGTFRKYKEKLTPKTPSTIEAKIPDTHMEDLCANIKVGSRCEVEPGEKRGVVKFVGRAEPLGPGFWVGVQYDEPLGKHDGMVKGVRYFQCPPSHGGMVRPEKVKVGDYPERDPFEEDEI from the exons ATGGCGTTGAGCTTGCAGAAGATTGAAGTTGACGAGTCTGTCCTCTTGCGTGTCACTCATTCTAACCTCAAGACCTTCACTCCTGAAATTCGCTTCTCCCTTCAG ATGACAGTGGAAGCTGTGAAAGACAAGCTATGGAGAAAAACTGGTACATCTGTGGAGTCCATGCACCTCGAGCTCTATGATGACACGCGCAACAAAATTGCTGATCTGACTGATAATTCCAAACCTCTTGGCTTCTATTTGCCTATTGATGG GTTTTGTTTACATGTTGTAGATCTTGATCCATCATCTGTTACATCTGGTGGCTGGCTGGAAGATACTTCATTGGTGGAAAAATATACAATATCTGAAGAAGCCTATAATAAGCGTGAAG GGACTTTTAGAAAGTACAAAGAGAAGTTGACTCCCAAAACTCCATCAACTATTGAGGCAAAG ATACCAGACACCCACATGGAAGATCTCTGTGCTAATATCAAG GTAGGATcaagatgtgaagttgaacccggCGAGAAAAGGGGTGTTGTAAAATTTGTTGGTCGGGCTGAGCCACTGGGTCCTGGTTTTTGGGTTGGAGTACAGTATGATGAACCCTTGGGCAAACATGATGGCAT GGTTAAGGGGGTACGTTATTTTCAATGCCCTCCATCGCACGGTGGAATGGTCAGGCCGGAAAAAGTTAAG GTTGGTGACTACCCTGAACGAGATCcctttgaagaggatgaaaTATGA
- the LOC107488583 gene encoding LOW QUALITY PROTEIN: uncharacterized protein LOC107488583 (The sequence of the model RefSeq protein was modified relative to this genomic sequence to represent the inferred CDS: substituted 2 bases at 2 genomic stop codons): MVVEEMCFFNKDVLVIKAQKKSPLVLRMSVLVFSMVCGVFICCVCLKQISTQARAKLLELQTIQNPSSQSVLKITDTHLHYPNPVSFNRNECARNPVHFFAILSNQRSGSGWFETLLNSHINVSSNGEIFSVRERRMNASTIVKTLDKVYSLDWVSSASKNECSAAVGLKWMLNQGLMEHPKEIADYFNHRSVSVIFLLRRNLLRRLVSTLLSLSLSLSLSLSLSLSLSLHLPLISHLQXNETHLVSFIXADTLLQYKPAINSTSLLTNLKVMETRVAKALEYFSATRHMILYYEDLIQNPTELKGVLDFLGLPQMELTSRQVKIHRGPLSDHIKNWEDVNKTLQGTAYESFLQADY, from the exons ATGGTAGTAGAAGAAATGTGCTTCTTCAACAAG GATGTTCTAGTAATAAAGGCTCAGAAGAAATCACCACTTGTATTGAGGATGTCAGTGTTGGTATTCTCAATGGTGTGTGGGGTTTTTATTTGCTGTGTTTGTTTGAAGCAGATAAGCACTCAAGCAAGGGCTAAACTTTTGGAGTTACAAACCATTCAGAACCCTTCTTCCCAGAGTGTACTGAAGATAACAGATACACACCTTCACTACCCTAACCCTGTCTCTTTTAATAG GAATGAGTGTGCTCGAAACCCTGTGCATTTCTTTGCCATATTGTCAAACCAGAGGTCAGGGAGTGGGTGGTTTGAGACCCTTTTGAATAGCCACATAAATGTGAGCTCAAATGGGGAGATATTTTCtgtaagagagagaagaatgaATGCTTCCACAATTGTGAAGACTTTGGATAAAGTTTATAGTTTGGACTGGGTCAGTAGTGCTTCAAAGAATGAGTGCTCTGCTGCAGTTGGCTTAAAGTGGATGCTTAATCAG GGGTTGATGGAGCACCCCAAGGAAATAGCAGACTACTTCAACCATAGAAGTGTTTCTGTAATATTTCTTTTGCGGAGAAACTTGTTACGCAGATTGGTATCAACgctgctctctctctctctctctctctctctctctctctctctctctctctctctctctctccattt ACCCTTAATTTCTCATTTACAATAAAATGAAACTCATTTGGTGTCTTTTATTTAGGCTGATACTCTATTGCAGTACAAGCCTGCCATAAATTCTACATCATTGCTGACCAACTTGAAAGTTATGGAGACAAGAGTTGCAAAGGCGTTAGAATACTTCAGCGCTACTCGGCATATGATCCTGTACTATGAGGATCTTATACAAAATCCTACT GAGCTAAAAGGTGTGCTAGACTTTTTAGGATTGCCGCAGATGGAGTTAACGAGCCGGCAGGTTAAGATCCATAGAGGACCGTTATCCGACCACATTAAAAACTGGGAAGATGTTAACAAGACGTTGCAAGGAACCGCTTATGAGAGTTTTCTCCAAGCTGACTATTAA